The following are encoded together in the Streptomyces sp. NBC_01465 genome:
- a CDS encoding tyrosine-protein phosphatase, whose product MKRIKTPAYLLAAALAVAAGAPAASAHSPHRSIPFTAAQVTAGKDGAYTVEWKAPGVRGVAIRANGHVVARGGASGSVTVRGLPAADRQWFDLVPERGGSLHLADRLVRLDGAVNFRDAGGYRTADGHWVKMGEIYRSDALDKLTAGDLAKLRRLHIRTVFDLRMVSERTAAPDRLPAGAKGVVADVLAGSPTYTTMPSTEADAVKMMTDGEKFMVSGGSAQAAYSEVFDGIAKASSSRAVVFHCTAGKDRTGWNNAALLTALGVPRATVMSDYLASNDYRAAANAAALASMPPAQAAVYKPLLDVRAGYLNSGFDEVAQKYGTFGTYLKSGIGVDGRELARLKRELLVG is encoded by the coding sequence ATGAAGCGAATCAAGACCCCCGCGTATCTGCTGGCCGCCGCACTCGCCGTCGCGGCCGGCGCCCCCGCCGCCTCGGCCCACTCCCCGCACCGTTCCATCCCCTTCACCGCCGCCCAGGTCACGGCGGGCAAGGACGGTGCGTACACCGTCGAGTGGAAGGCCCCCGGCGTGCGCGGCGTCGCGATCCGCGCCAACGGGCACGTGGTGGCGCGAGGCGGCGCCTCGGGGTCGGTCACCGTACGGGGGCTGCCCGCCGCCGACCGCCAGTGGTTCGACCTGGTGCCGGAGCGGGGCGGGTCCCTGCACCTCGCCGACCGGCTCGTCAGGCTCGACGGCGCGGTCAACTTCCGTGACGCGGGCGGCTATCGGACCGCCGACGGCCACTGGGTCAAGATGGGCGAGATCTACCGCTCGGACGCGCTCGACAAGCTGACCGCGGGCGATCTGGCGAAGCTGCGCCGCCTCCACATCCGTACGGTCTTCGACCTCCGCATGGTGAGCGAGCGCACCGCCGCCCCCGACAGGCTGCCGGCCGGCGCGAAGGGCGTGGTCGCGGACGTGCTGGCCGGGTCGCCGACGTACACGACGATGCCGTCGACCGAGGCGGACGCGGTGAAGATGATGACGGACGGCGAGAAGTTCATGGTGAGCGGGGGTTCGGCGCAGGCCGCGTACAGCGAGGTCTTCGACGGGATCGCGAAGGCCTCGTCCTCGCGCGCGGTGGTCTTCCACTGCACGGCAGGCAAGGACCGTACGGGGTGGAACAACGCCGCGCTGCTCACCGCGCTCGGGGTGCCGCGCGCGACGGTCATGTCCGACTACCTGGCGTCGAACGACTACCGGGCGGCGGCCAACGCGGCCGCCCTCGCGTCGATGCCGCCCGCGCAGGCCGCGGTGTACAAGCCGCTGCTCGATGTGCGGGCCGGGTACCTCAACTCGGGCTTCGACGAGGTCGCCCAGAAGTACGGGACCTTCGGTACGTACCTGAAGAGCGGGATCGGGGTCGACGGGCGCGAACTGGCCCGGCTGAAGCGCGAGTTGCTCGTTGGCTGA
- a CDS encoding tetratricopeptide repeat protein, with amino-acid sequence MQDLIRRRRHAGFVGRRDELAAYRDNFTLPPEDERHRFLFHVHGTAGVGKTSLVRRLEESAREHGALVAYVDEAVNSVPEAMAAISAQFAQQGHEFKALDRHLSTYRQRRHEAESATVVPDPGVQAPSTGSMIAAQAGLFALGSVPFVGGFAGTVQPTQLAQGADRLRSALSARLRNQDDVQLVMDPLQVLTPVLVHELADAASSVPWIALFFDTYERTGPLLDRWLRDLMTSDRYGSLPANVVVTLAGQGALDARVWADYLDVVEDMPLERFTEEEARRLLTGKGITDERVVEVVLRLSGRLPVLVSALAENQPTDPEAVGDPSGTAVERFLKWESDPVRRAAALAGALPRELNDDVFRVAVEAEGGELFDWLRELPFVRDRSGRAQYHDVVRTAMLRLQRAQSPRRWREAHTRLAGAFGRWCEEAGAGLDEETRRTSRTWSELRLEEAYHQLCASPRTALPVVLRELVDVCDTGGDQVPHWVRMIADAGEDSGAAEVAEWGALCTQALAEEATGATAIVTALLNGAEFDTEGRTTALLVRARDFREDGAYARALRDYEAALALTPDSARAFGGRGVSRKMTKDFEGALADLDRSLELEDYSGFLAQRGELHWICGRNEEAVADLDRAFAADPEEGWVLAMRGMAAAAAGRIQEGLADLDRAVEQWPEYLWIMVQRASTRIECHDYDGAAVDLDRAFELAPDSAWIASERGDALRLMERYEEADAELGRALALQPDYTSVLASRGVVRKNLDRLPEALEDLDRAIGLKPDYTWALVNRAQVRRATGDEAGATADLDRAVAVDESGRSLAQRGIDHVDHDRHAEAMADFDLAIAHDPSDKMAWAHRGNEQARRGRYAEAFADLDRAMEIDPLYHWALLKRARLAVARGRTDVAFADLTRCVELGHSPDFAQRRRAELLLILDRPEEALTVYSEAAPTGELASGWLQVAATAHRMTGRFDLAAEFARQMTEVDPVWGRFQQAMTSMRSEEPEQAAEHWHALEDCLRNPPPESAADPVEPGLAMAHFGLGRFEEGNAALAEAMAATGDDAPDWEDLSDFADALTELRTYSGMDPAQFDEPLRRVTEARDAILRA; translated from the coding sequence ATGCAGGATCTGATCCGGCGCCGCAGGCATGCGGGCTTCGTCGGACGGCGCGACGAACTCGCCGCGTACCGCGACAACTTCACCCTCCCCCCGGAGGACGAACGCCACCGCTTCCTCTTCCACGTCCACGGTACGGCGGGCGTCGGCAAGACGTCGCTCGTGCGCCGGCTCGAGGAGTCGGCGCGCGAGCACGGGGCGCTCGTCGCGTACGTGGACGAGGCGGTCAACAGCGTGCCCGAGGCGATGGCGGCGATCAGTGCTCAATTCGCCCAGCAGGGACATGAGTTCAAGGCGCTGGACCGGCACCTCTCCACCTACCGGCAGCGCCGCCACGAGGCCGAGTCGGCGACCGTCGTCCCCGATCCGGGAGTGCAGGCACCCTCGACCGGGTCGATGATCGCCGCGCAGGCGGGGCTCTTCGCCCTGGGCTCGGTGCCCTTCGTCGGGGGCTTCGCCGGGACCGTGCAGCCCACCCAACTGGCCCAGGGCGCCGACAGGTTGAGGTCAGCGCTCAGCGCCCGCCTCCGCAACCAGGACGACGTGCAGCTGGTCATGGACCCGCTCCAGGTGCTGACCCCGGTGTTGGTCCACGAGCTGGCCGATGCGGCGTCGTCCGTCCCCTGGATCGCGCTCTTCTTCGACACGTACGAACGCACGGGCCCGCTCCTCGACCGGTGGCTCCGTGATCTGATGACCAGCGACCGCTACGGCTCGCTCCCCGCCAACGTCGTCGTCACGCTCGCCGGGCAGGGTGCCCTCGACGCGCGCGTCTGGGCGGACTACCTCGATGTGGTCGAGGACATGCCGCTTGAGCGGTTCACCGAGGAGGAGGCCCGCCGGCTCCTGACCGGCAAGGGCATCACGGACGAACGGGTGGTGGAGGTCGTCCTGCGCCTCTCCGGCCGCCTCCCGGTCCTGGTCAGCGCCCTGGCCGAGAACCAGCCCACGGACCCCGAAGCGGTCGGCGACCCCAGCGGCACGGCGGTCGAGCGGTTCCTGAAGTGGGAGAGCGACCCGGTGCGCAGGGCGGCGGCCCTGGCGGGCGCGCTGCCGCGCGAGCTGAACGACGACGTCTTCCGGGTGGCGGTCGAGGCCGAAGGCGGCGAACTCTTCGACTGGCTCCGGGAGTTGCCGTTCGTCCGCGACCGGTCGGGCCGCGCCCAGTACCACGACGTGGTCCGCACGGCGATGCTGCGCCTGCAGCGCGCGCAGTCGCCGCGCCGCTGGAGGGAGGCGCACACCCGGCTGGCCGGGGCGTTCGGCAGGTGGTGCGAGGAGGCCGGGGCGGGGCTGGACGAGGAGACGCGGCGGACCAGCCGCACCTGGAGCGAACTGCGCCTCGAGGAGGCGTACCACCAGCTCTGCGCGAGCCCGCGCACCGCACTGCCCGTCGTGCTGCGGGAGCTGGTGGACGTCTGTGACACGGGCGGCGACCAGGTCCCGCACTGGGTCCGCATGATCGCCGATGCCGGTGAGGACTCCGGGGCGGCCGAGGTGGCGGAGTGGGGCGCGCTCTGCACGCAGGCCCTGGCCGAGGAAGCGACAGGGGCGACGGCGATCGTGACGGCCCTCCTGAACGGGGCGGAGTTCGATACCGAGGGGCGCACCACCGCCCTGCTCGTCCGCGCCCGGGACTTCCGCGAAGACGGGGCGTACGCCCGAGCTCTGCGCGATTACGAGGCGGCGCTCGCCCTGACCCCCGACAGCGCGCGGGCCTTCGGCGGACGGGGCGTCAGCCGCAAGATGACGAAGGACTTCGAGGGGGCGCTGGCCGACCTCGACCGCTCCCTGGAGCTGGAGGACTACTCAGGGTTCCTGGCTCAGCGCGGCGAACTTCACTGGATCTGCGGCCGCAACGAGGAGGCCGTGGCGGACCTGGACCGGGCGTTCGCCGCCGACCCGGAGGAGGGCTGGGTCCTCGCCATGCGGGGGATGGCGGCCGCTGCTGCGGGACGGATCCAGGAGGGGCTCGCGGACCTGGACCGTGCCGTGGAGCAGTGGCCGGAGTATCTCTGGATCATGGTGCAGCGCGCGAGTACGCGGATCGAATGCCACGACTACGACGGGGCCGCAGTAGATCTGGACCGCGCCTTCGAACTCGCGCCGGACTCGGCATGGATCGCCTCGGAGCGCGGCGACGCCCTCCGCCTGATGGAGCGGTACGAGGAGGCCGATGCGGAGCTGGGCCGTGCGCTCGCACTCCAGCCCGACTACACCTCCGTGCTGGCGAGCCGCGGGGTGGTGCGTAAGAACCTGGACAGGCTGCCGGAGGCGCTGGAGGACCTGGACCGGGCGATCGGGCTGAAGCCCGACTACACGTGGGCGCTGGTCAATCGTGCCCAGGTGCGGCGTGCGACCGGCGATGAGGCGGGCGCGACGGCCGACCTGGACCGCGCGGTCGCCGTCGACGAGTCGGGGCGGTCGCTGGCGCAGAGGGGCATCGACCATGTGGATCACGACCGCCACGCGGAGGCGATGGCCGACTTCGACCTGGCGATCGCACACGACCCGTCCGACAAAATGGCCTGGGCGCACCGCGGGAACGAGCAGGCTCGCCGAGGCCGGTACGCGGAGGCGTTCGCGGACCTGGACCGGGCGATGGAGATTGACCCGCTGTACCACTGGGCCCTCCTGAAGCGTGCACGCCTTGCGGTCGCCAGGGGCCGGACCGACGTTGCTTTCGCCGATCTGACACGCTGCGTCGAACTGGGGCACAGCCCAGATTTCGCCCAGCGCCGCCGCGCGGAGCTCCTGCTCATTCTCGACCGGCCGGAGGAGGCGCTGACGGTGTACTCCGAGGCGGCCCCGACGGGGGAACTCGCGTCGGGGTGGCTGCAGGTGGCGGCCACGGCGCACCGGATGACGGGCAGGTTCGACCTGGCGGCCGAGTTCGCCCGACAGATGACCGAAGTCGACCCGGTGTGGGGCCGGTTCCAGCAGGCGATGACGTCCATGCGCAGCGAGGAGCCCGAGCAGGCGGCCGAGCACTGGCATGCGCTGGAGGACTGCCTGAGGAATCCGCCGCCCGAATCCGCGGCCGACCCGGTCGAACCGGGCCTTGCGATGGCGCACTTCGGGCTGGGCCGGTTCGAGGAGGGGAACGCCGCGCTCGCGGAGGCGATGGCGGCCACGGGCGACGACGCCCCCGATTGGGAGGACCTGTCGGACTTCGCCGACGCGCTGACCGAGCTGCGTACGTACTCGGGCATGGACCCGGCTCAGTTCGACGAACCGCTGCGCCGGGTCACGGAGGCCAGGGACGCGATCCTCCGAGCGTGA
- a CDS encoding ADP-ribosylglycohydrolase family protein translates to MSASAVATATPLWGRAEQQDFRSRVRGCLIGGALGDALGAPVAGLPLDAIREAHGPEGVSDLAPAYGRRGAVTSVTQQTLFTVDGLIRAQVRRDTGAWHPPTDVHRAHLRWAATQSDWGPDERRKDNGWLAQEEWLYVRRDPSRHCLTGLGDDTMGTLETPKNPTARDASALARSAPFGLLVGWDPSLVFQLAVECATQTHGHPTGYLSAGAYAVIVHALARAETLDAAVQRALAQLAPRPGHQPVTEALQHALGAVRQGMPNPERVESLGGGEVAEEALAIGVYCALVGEDVRHGLRLAANHGGPSPATAAICGSLLGALHGETALPPAWLAELEGRATVLELADDFAMEMTQGPALHGPAVSSPGWLARYPRG, encoded by the coding sequence ATGAGCGCATCAGCCGTCGCCACCGCCACGCCCCTCTGGGGCAGGGCCGAGCAGCAGGACTTCCGCAGCCGCGTCCGGGGGTGCCTGATCGGTGGTGCGCTCGGCGATGCGCTCGGCGCTCCCGTCGCCGGGCTCCCCCTGGACGCGATACGCGAGGCTCACGGCCCCGAGGGTGTCAGCGACCTGGCGCCCGCGTACGGGAGACGCGGGGCGGTCACCTCCGTCACCCAGCAGACCCTCTTCACCGTTGACGGCCTCATACGCGCCCAGGTCCGCCGCGACACCGGCGCCTGGCACCCGCCCACCGACGTCCACCGCGCCCACCTCCGCTGGGCGGCGACGCAGAGCGACTGGGGCCCCGACGAGCGCCGCAAGGACAACGGCTGGCTGGCGCAGGAGGAGTGGCTGTACGTACGCCGCGACCCCTCGCGCCACTGCCTGACGGGCCTGGGCGACGACACGATGGGCACCCTCGAAACCCCCAAGAACCCCACCGCACGCGACGCGTCGGCCCTCGCCCGCTCGGCCCCCTTCGGCCTGCTCGTCGGCTGGGACCCGAGCCTCGTCTTCCAACTGGCCGTGGAATGCGCCACGCAGACGCACGGCCACCCCACCGGCTACCTCAGCGCGGGCGCGTACGCGGTCATCGTGCACGCCCTGGCCCGCGCCGAGACCCTGGACGCCGCCGTCCAGCGCGCCCTGGCGCAACTCGCGCCCCGCCCGGGCCACCAACCGGTCACCGAGGCGCTCCAGCACGCGCTGGGTGCCGTACGACAGGGCATGCCGAACCCGGAGCGCGTCGAGTCCCTGGGCGGCGGCGAGGTGGCCGAGGAGGCCCTCGCCATCGGGGTGTACTGCGCGCTGGTGGGCGAGGACGTACGCCACGGCCTGCGCCTGGCGGCGAACCACGGCGGCCCCTCCCCGGCGACGGCCGCGATCTGCGGCTCCCTGCTGGGAGCCCTGCACGGCGAGACGGCACTGCCCCCGGCCTGGCTGGCGGAACTGGAGGGCAGAGCAACGGTCCTGGAACTGGCGGACGATTTCGCCATGGAAATGACGCAGGGCCCGGCCCTGCACGGCCCGGCGGTCTCGTCCCCGGGCTGGCTGGCGCGCTACCCGCGGGGCTGA
- a CDS encoding SDR family oxidoreductase: MLLAGKTVIVSGVGAGLGHQVAATVVRDGGNAVLGARTESVLAKAAAEIDPEGTHTAYRSTDITDEAQCEALAALATEKFGRIDAVVHVAAWDSYFGGLADADFETWKGVVDVNLLGTLRMTRACLPGLKERGGSVVIVGTQSSVAAPSEVHQAAYAASKGALTSAMYSLARELGPQRIRVNTVLPGWMWGPPVQAFVQFTAHTEGVPEEEVLARLTKRMALPELATDGDVAEAAAFLASDRARAITGQSLLVNAGELMR; this comes from the coding sequence ATGCTCCTCGCAGGGAAGACCGTCATCGTGTCGGGCGTCGGGGCCGGGCTCGGCCATCAGGTCGCGGCAACTGTCGTACGGGACGGGGGCAATGCCGTCCTCGGTGCGCGGACCGAGTCGGTCCTCGCCAAGGCCGCCGCCGAGATCGATCCGGAGGGCACGCACACCGCGTACCGCTCCACGGACATCACCGACGAGGCGCAGTGCGAGGCGCTGGCCGCGCTCGCCACGGAGAAGTTCGGGCGGATCGACGCGGTGGTCCATGTCGCCGCCTGGGACAGCTACTTCGGGGGGCTCGCGGACGCGGACTTCGAGACCTGGAAGGGCGTCGTCGACGTCAATCTGCTGGGCACGCTGCGGATGACCAGGGCCTGCCTGCCGGGGCTCAAGGAGCGGGGCGGCTCGGTCGTCATCGTAGGGACGCAGTCGTCGGTGGCGGCACCGTCAGAGGTGCACCAGGCGGCGTACGCGGCGTCCAAGGGGGCGCTCACCTCGGCGATGTACTCCCTGGCGCGCGAGCTGGGGCCGCAGCGGATCCGGGTGAACACGGTGCTGCCCGGCTGGATGTGGGGTCCGCCGGTGCAGGCCTTCGTACAGTTCACGGCGCACACCGAGGGTGTGCCCGAGGAAGAGGTCCTGGCCCGGCTGACGAAGCGGATGGCGCTGCCGGAGCTGGCCACGGACGGGGATGTGGCGGAGGCCGCCGCTTTCCTGGCCTCCGACCGGGCGAGGGCGATCACCGGGCAGTCGCTGCTGGTGAACGCGGGGGAACTCATGCGTTAA
- a CDS encoding DUF397 domain-containing protein has protein sequence MAIHQGAQEMWIKSSYSAGNGACVEVKSPITQAIAVRDSKIPEGPSITFDSTSWNTFVTEVARTA, from the coding sequence ATGGCAATTCACCAGGGTGCACAGGAAATGTGGATCAAGTCCTCCTATTCTGCGGGGAACGGCGCATGCGTAGAGGTCAAGTCACCGATCACGCAAGCCATTGCAGTTCGGGACTCGAAGATCCCCGAAGGCCCTTCGATCACCTTCGACTCCACGTCGTGGAACACATTCGTGACCGAAGTCGCCCGTACCGCCTGA
- a CDS encoding bifunctional FO biosynthesis protein CofGH: MTTSTQVDGPTGPTANAMRRALRRARDGVALDVTEAAVLLQARGADLDDLTASAARVRDAGLEAAGRPGVITYSKSVFIPLTRLCRDKCHYCTFVTVPGKLRKAGHGMFMSPDEVLDIARRGAELGCKEALITLGDKPEDRWPEAREWLEAEGYDDTIAYVRAMSIRILEETGLLPHLNPGVLSWTDFQRLKPVAPSMGMMLETTATRLWSEPGGPHYGSPDKEPAVRLRVLEDAGRSSVPFTSGLLIGIGETYEERADSLFALRRVSRSYHGIQELIIQNFRAKPDTAMRGMPDAELDDLLATVAVARHIMGPSACLQAPPNLVAGEYGRLIGAGIDDWGGVSPLTIDHVNPERPWPQIDELAEKSGTAGFSLRERLCIYPEFVQRGEPWLDPRLLPHVRALADAATGLANESAEVSGLPWQEPDEGFTSSGRTDLHQTIDTTGRTSDRREDFDEVYGDWEALREQAAPGMVPSRIDADVKEALSQAASDPTKLTDAQALALLHADGPALDELCRIADQLRRDVVGDDVTYIVTRNINFTNVCYTGCRFCAFAQRRTDADAYTLSLSQVADRAEQAWDVGAVEVCMQGGIHPDLPGTAYFDIARAVRERVPGMHVHAFSPMEVVNGATRTGMSIREWLTEAKAAGLGSIPGTAAEILDDEVRWILTKGKLPTADWINVVKAAHELGIRSSSTMMYGHVDQPRHWLGHFRTLSRIQQETGGFTEFVTLPFIHTNAPVYLAGIARPGPTDRDNRAVVAMARLLLHPHITNIQTSWVKLGTEGAAEMLRSGANDLGGTLMEETISRMAGSSYGSYRSIQDLKAIAELAGRPSRPRTTLYGEVPEERVRAATASDGHLPELLPLLGE; the protein is encoded by the coding sequence ATGACGACCAGTACGCAGGTAGACGGACCGACAGGCCCTACGGCCAACGCCATGCGGCGCGCGCTCAGGCGTGCCCGGGACGGTGTGGCCCTCGATGTCACCGAGGCCGCCGTGCTGCTCCAGGCGCGGGGCGCGGACCTGGACGACCTGACCGCATCGGCCGCGCGGGTGCGCGACGCCGGGCTCGAGGCGGCGGGGCGCCCGGGAGTCATCACGTACTCCAAGAGCGTCTTCATCCCGCTCACCCGACTCTGCCGCGACAAGTGCCACTACTGCACCTTCGTCACCGTCCCCGGCAAGCTGCGCAAGGCCGGCCATGGGATGTTCATGTCGCCGGACGAGGTCCTCGACATCGCCCGGCGCGGGGCCGAACTCGGCTGCAAGGAGGCCCTGATCACCCTCGGCGACAAGCCCGAGGACCGGTGGCCCGAGGCGCGCGAGTGGCTGGAGGCGGAGGGGTACGACGACACGATCGCCTACGTGCGGGCCATGTCGATCCGCATCCTGGAGGAGACGGGGCTGCTGCCGCACCTCAACCCGGGCGTGCTCTCGTGGACGGACTTCCAGCGGCTCAAGCCCGTCGCCCCGTCGATGGGGATGATGCTGGAGACGACCGCGACCCGGCTCTGGTCCGAGCCGGGCGGCCCGCACTACGGCTCCCCGGACAAGGAACCGGCGGTGCGGCTGCGGGTGTTGGAGGACGCGGGCCGCTCGTCCGTCCCCTTCACGAGCGGGCTGCTGATCGGGATCGGCGAGACGTACGAGGAGCGGGCGGACTCCCTCTTCGCGCTGCGCCGCGTCTCGCGCTCGTACCACGGCATCCAGGAACTGATCATCCAGAACTTCCGCGCCAAGCCGGACACGGCGATGCGCGGCATGCCCGACGCGGAACTCGACGACCTCCTCGCCACGGTCGCCGTCGCCCGCCACATCATGGGCCCGTCCGCCTGTCTGCAGGCCCCGCCGAACCTGGTCGCGGGAGAGTACGGGCGCCTGATCGGCGCGGGCATCGACGACTGGGGCGGGGTCTCGCCGCTGACGATCGACCACGTCAACCCCGAACGCCCCTGGCCGCAGATCGACGAGCTCGCCGAGAAGTCGGGCACGGCGGGCTTCTCCCTCCGTGAACGCCTGTGCATCTACCCGGAGTTCGTGCAGCGGGGCGAGCCGTGGCTGGACCCGCGCCTGCTCCCGCACGTGCGCGCGCTGGCGGACGCGGCGACGGGACTGGCGAACGAGTCGGCCGAGGTGAGCGGCCTGCCCTGGCAGGAACCGGACGAGGGCTTCACCAGCAGCGGCCGCACCGACCTGCACCAGACCATCGACACCACGGGCCGCACCTCCGACCGCCGCGAGGACTTCGACGAGGTGTACGGCGACTGGGAGGCCCTGCGCGAGCAGGCGGCCCCGGGCATGGTGCCGTCCCGTATCGACGCGGACGTGAAGGAGGCGCTGTCGCAGGCGGCGTCCGACCCGACGAAACTCACGGACGCCCAGGCCCTCGCGCTGCTCCACGCGGACGGCCCCGCCCTCGACGAACTCTGCCGTATCGCCGACCAGTTGAGGCGTGACGTGGTCGGCGACGACGTCACCTACATCGTCACCCGCAACATCAACTTCACCAACGTCTGCTACACCGGCTGCCGCTTCTGCGCCTTCGCCCAGCGCCGTACGGACGCCGACGCCTACACCCTCTCCCTCTCCCAGGTCGCCGACCGCGCCGAACAGGCCTGGGACGTCGGCGCGGTCGAGGTCTGCATGCAGGGCGGCATCCACCCGGACCTCCCCGGCACCGCGTACTTCGACATCGCGCGCGCCGTCCGGGAGCGCGTCCCCGGCATGCACGTCCACGCGTTCTCGCCGATGGAGGTCGTCAACGGCGCGACCCGCACCGGCATGTCGATCCGCGAGTGGCTGACCGAGGCCAAGGCGGCGGGACTGGGCTCGATCCCCGGCACGGCGGCGGAGATCCTCGACGACGAGGTCCGCTGGATCCTCACCAAGGGCAAGCTGCCCACCGCCGACTGGATCAATGTCGTGAAGGCGGCGCACGAGCTGGGCATCCGCTCGTCGTCGACGATGATGTACGGCCACGTGGACCAGCCCCGCCACTGGCTCGGCCACTTCCGCACCCTCTCCCGGATCCAGCAGGAGACGGGAGGCTTCACGGAGTTCGTGACCCTGCCCTTCATCCACACCAACGCGCCCGTCTACCTGGCCGGCATCGCCCGCCCCGGCCCCACGGACCGCGACAACCGCGCGGTCGTCGCCATGGCTCGCCTCCTCCTCCACCCCCACATCACCAACATCCAGACCAGCTGGGTGAAGCTCGGCACGGAGGGCGCGGCCGAGATGCTGCGCTCGGGCGCCAACGACCTGGGCGGCACGCTCATGGAGGAGACCATCTCCCGTATGGCGGGCTCCAGTTACGGCTCGTACCGCTCCATCCAGGACCTGAAGGCCATCGCGGAGCTCGCTGGCCGCCCGTCCCGCCCGCGCACGACGCTCTACGGCGAGGTCCCCGAGGAGCGGGTCCGCGCGGCCACCGCGTCGGACGGACACCTGCCCGAACTTCTGCCCCTGCTGGGGGAGTAG
- a CDS encoding sodium:solute symporter family protein, protein MNSLDWVVLIAYFGVMIAIGVWSHKRVDNVSDFFTAGGKMPWWLAGISHHMSGYSAVMFTGYAGIAYTFGVTSFVTWSLPIAIGIGIGAKLFAPRLNRLRSRLHVASPLEYLKNRYNIQTQQALAWSGLLLKIVDVGAKWAAIATLLSVFTGITITQGIFITGAITAVYCTVGGLWADALTELGQFVIQLLAGIAMLVTAMSKLGGFSSLWTVWDKLPSGHTHPTAGPYTLTFLIAYLFIKTFEYNGGMWNQAQRYMATSSAREATRSARLSAILWLVWPAVLFFPMWVAPLLVQAKKPDASDSYALMTEQLLPHGLLGLVVVGFFSHTMAMCSSDANAISAVFTRDIAPAFSKSAREWSNRAALLAARVSTLSFLGLSMALATQINSPTFKDIITVVIKWVAGLMGPIAIPFMLGLLRQFRKSGPTAALTSWAAGLLAFFFTNYNMDGSAKTDVALQYQVALPLAISLVLYIVIGFIKPEDTPERDAIIATINSDGDGPDAAAAAAVPAPAEAGDAKVLGREGAGS, encoded by the coding sequence GTGAACAGTCTCGACTGGGTCGTGCTCATCGCTTACTTCGGCGTGATGATCGCGATCGGTGTCTGGTCCCACAAGCGTGTGGACAACGTCTCCGACTTCTTCACGGCCGGCGGCAAGATGCCGTGGTGGCTCGCGGGCATCTCGCACCACATGTCCGGCTACAGCGCGGTGATGTTCACCGGCTACGCCGGCATCGCGTACACCTTCGGCGTCACGTCCTTCGTGACCTGGTCGCTGCCGATCGCCATCGGCATCGGCATCGGCGCCAAGCTCTTCGCGCCCCGGCTCAACCGGCTGCGCTCGCGACTGCACGTCGCATCGCCGCTCGAGTACCTGAAGAACCGCTACAACATCCAGACCCAGCAGGCGCTCGCCTGGTCCGGTCTGCTGCTGAAGATCGTGGACGTCGGCGCCAAGTGGGCCGCCATCGCGACCCTGCTCTCGGTGTTCACTGGCATCACCATCACCCAGGGCATCTTCATCACCGGCGCCATCACGGCCGTCTACTGCACGGTCGGCGGGCTCTGGGCCGATGCGCTCACCGAGCTCGGGCAGTTCGTCATCCAGCTGCTCGCCGGTATCGCGATGCTGGTCACCGCCATGAGCAAGCTCGGCGGGTTCTCCTCGCTCTGGACCGTCTGGGACAAGCTGCCGAGCGGGCACACGCACCCGACGGCCGGCCCGTACACGCTGACCTTCCTCATCGCGTACCTCTTCATCAAGACCTTCGAGTACAACGGCGGCATGTGGAACCAGGCCCAGCGCTACATGGCCACCAGCAGCGCACGCGAGGCCACGCGGTCCGCGCGGCTCTCGGCGATCCTGTGGCTGGTCTGGCCGGCGGTTCTCTTCTTCCCGATGTGGGTCGCCCCGCTGCTCGTCCAGGCGAAGAAGCCGGACGCGTCCGACTCGTACGCGCTGATGACCGAGCAGCTGCTGCCGCACGGGCTGCTGGGGCTCGTTGTGGTCGGGTTCTTCTCGCACACGATGGCCATGTGCTCCTCGGACGCCAACGCGATCTCCGCCGTCTTCACCCGTGACATCGCGCCCGCCTTCTCGAAGTCTGCACGCGAGTGGTCCAACCGGGCCGCGCTGCTGGCGGCGCGGGTCTCCACGCTGTCCTTCCTGGGTCTGTCGATGGCGCTCGCCACCCAGATCAACTCGCCGACCTTCAAGGACATCATCACCGTCGTCATCAAGTGGGTCGCCGGTCTGATGGGGCCGATCGCGATCCCGTTCATGCTGGGTCTGCTGCGGCAGTTCCGTAAGTCCGGCCCTACGGCGGCGCTCACCAGCTGGGCGGCCGGTCTGCTGGCGTTCTTCTTCACCAACTACAACATGGACGGTTCGGCGAAGACGGACGTCGCGCTGCAGTACCAGGTGGCGCTTCCGCTGGCGATCTCGCTGGTGCTGTACATCGTCATCGGCTTCATCAAGCCGGAGGACACCCCGGAGCGCGACGCGATCATCGCGACGATCAACTCGGACGGGGACGGCCCGGACGCGGCCGCCGCGGCAGCGGTGCCGGCTCCTGCGGAGGCGGGGGACGCGAAGGTGCTGGGGCGCGAGGGCGCGGGCAGCTAG